Proteins co-encoded in one Zootoca vivipara chromosome 3, rZooViv1.1, whole genome shotgun sequence genomic window:
- the PBK gene encoding lymphokine-activated killer T-cell-originated protein kinase → MDAETAFKTPSKPPGGKRSGQGSSSPSITIPASPFMQKLGYGTGVNVYLMKRSPKGISCSPWAVKKINLKCDATRRDTYQQMLTEEAKVLKTLQHPNIVGYRAFAEAKDGSMCLAMEYGGEKSLNDLIEDRNTKKLGPFPAATILKVALHMARGLKYLHNDKNLLHGDIKSSNVVIKGDFESIKICDVGVSLTLDENMMVSDPEAHYIGTEPWKPKEALEGDGIITDKADIFAFGLTLWEMMTLSIPHLNLEEEDEESSFDEDDFDEDAYYAALGTRPPLNIEELDPSYQKVIELFSLCTMEEPEKRPAAAHIVGVLEAEGSIQ, encoded by the exons ATGGATGCAGAAACTGCTTTCAAGACCCCCAGCAAGCCACCTGGGGGGAAGAGATCAG GGCAGGGTAGCTCTTCACCCTCAATAACTATTCCAGCCTCTCCCTTCATGCAGAAGCTTGGGTATGGAACTGGAGTCAATGTTTATCTTATGAAAAG GTCCCCCAAAGGTATCTCTTGCTCTCCCTGGGCTGTGAAGAAAATCAATCTCAAATGTGACGCCACACGGAGAGATACGTATCAACAAATGCTGACTGAAGAAGCCAAGGTTCTAAAAACCCTTCAGCACCCAAACATTGTGG GCTATCGTGCGTTTGCTGAAGCTAAAGATGGGAGCATGTGCCTTGCCATGGAATATGGGGGAGAAAAGTCTCTCAATGACCTAATTGAAGATAGGAACACGAAAAAGCTGGGGCCCTTTCCGGCTGCGACCATCCTGAAAGTTGCCCTGCACATGGCAAGGGGCCTGAAG TATCTACACAACGACAAGAACTTGCTTCACGGTGACATCAAATCTTCCAATGTCGTCATTAAAGGGGACTTTGAGTCAATAAAGATCTGTGACGTGGGTGTTTCACTGACTCTGGATGAGAATATGATGG TGAGTGACCCAGAAGCTCATTATATTGGCACGGAGCCCTGGAAGCCCAAGGAAGCTCTTGAGGGAGATGGCATCATCACCGACAAGGCTGACATCTTTGCATTTGGGCTTACACTCTGGGAAATGATGACCCTCTCGATACCTCATCTTAACCTGGAGGAAGAAGATGAAG AGTCTTCTTTTGATGAAGATGACTTCGATGAAGACGCCTATTACGCCGCCCTTGGGACTCGGCCACCACTCAACATCGAAGAGTTGGATCCTTCCTATCAAAAAGTCATTGAGCTGTTTTCTCTCTGCACTATGGAGGAGCCGGAAAAGCGCCCTGCAGCTGCACATATTGTGGGTGTTTTGGAGGCGGAAGGATCCATACAATAA